TTTCCTGGATCTTCCTCGGCCACTGTACAAGAGATGATTGTGGAATGAACGTTGAACCAAGCAGGATGCCCAGACGAGCGGAGCCTGGCTTGATCGTTGTATGGTTTCTGCCTCATGAGCAAGATTTGATCAGGCCCAGGTTGTAGAGATTCCTCTTCACAAGGTTGCCGAGGTAGAACAGCCCAATGCCGGCGCCGTTGCGGTCGTCCCGGTCGTCCTGCCCGCGGGCCTTCTGGTAGAGCTGCGGCCGGTGCTCCTCGACGACAAGGCAGTCCACGCCAACCTTCTCCCTCACGGCTTCAATGGCGTTCTGCTGGACGGCCTGGCCGGCGGTGGTGCCGGTGACATAGAACACGTTGGTGGCCATGTCGCCCTTGGTTGACACCTCGGCCTGCGCCACGAGCAGTCCGTTTTCCCGGAACGTCCTGGTGACGTCCGACAGCAGCCCCGGACGGTCTGGCGTGCACAGCTCCAGCCTCACTCCCTGGAAATTCAGAAATCAAGACACATTAGCATCCATGAATGAGAAAGATTTAGGAAGTTTAGTACAGTACAAAATTGGCGTGGAAAGTACCTCAAATGATCTCCGTTCTATGGCGTCTTGCAGGCATTGGCTCACTCGCTGCATCTCGGCCTCGGAGCGGATGGGGCTCCCGTCGGCGTGACGGATGTAGAACTCCTGCCGCGCTTGGCCGGCGTTGGTGTCGATGGTGCCGTGGAAGACGAGGTAGTCCATGTCGGTGAGCGTGCACACCACGTCGTACAGCAGCTTTGGGCGGTCCGGGCACTGGACTGTGACCACCGAGTAGCCGCGCTCGGCCCAGCTCTCCACAGACACCCAGGGAGTTGGGAACGCGCGCTCCTTGTCGCGGCTGGCGTACATGAGCTGGTGGAGGCGCCGGTCGGCGTGCGCGATGGAGCCAGCGGGGACCGCAGCCACGGCGCCGCCGCTGGCCTCCGAGTCTCCGCGAAGGAGCGGGGCGAGGCGGGCCTCGATGCGCTCCACACTGGCGGCGACAACATCCTCGTCCCGCAGGTAAACGAGGCAGGCGAGGCGGCCACGGTGCGACCACGCCCTGGCATCGACGACGCTGCAACTCATGTCGGCCAGCACGGCGAACACCTCGGAGATGAGCCCCGTGCGGTCGGCGCCCGTGAGCTCAAGCACCGTTAGCCCCTCGAGCGCCGCCGGCTTCGACGGCCCGTTCCAGGTCCCGATAGACTGCAGCCAAATCAAGAAATCGAATAAGAAATGCTGCCCCTTTCCCGCTCCGGCGAGGCCAAGAAGGCGAGAAACTTTCCCCTTCCCCTACCTGCTGGATGTAGGTGATGACGCTGTCGTCGGTGAGCTTGCGGCCGAGGCGGTCGGTGACATGGAAGACATCCATGAACCAGCGGCCGTCGGAGGAGATGTAGGCCTTGTTGATAGACAGGTCGAGGTCCGCAAGCACCTGGACCGCCTCGAGCAGGACGCCTCTCTTCCTCGCGCTGTCGACCTGCAACAACCACCTCAGAAAAATGAGCACTCCAACCAAGAACCAAGAACCCGGCGGAGAGCGGACGGAGGACCTCGACGGAACGGACACACACCTGGACGAGCGTGGCGGTGGGGCAGACGGCATTGTCGATGACCACCTTGGGGGTGTCCATCCTGATGACCAGCTTCTCGTACTCGTTGAGCCACTCCATCTCTGCTGCAGCCTGCCTCAGGGACTTCCCACGCGGCAGCGCTGCTTCTTCTCCTTCTTCGCCGGGGACTTCCGCTCTCAAAGCAAAGTGCTCCGCGGAACCAAATGCTGGCCCGTGTGCATGTATATAAGCGAGCGAGGGGGGCGAGGTCGGGGACGAAGGGCGCGAGGGGTGGAGTGGAGGAGCTTGGGAGGGATCGCCCGCGGTTTggaggcttcttcttcttccgctTGGCTGTTGTCGCTGGTTCGAATTGGAATGCGGGGAACTGGAATTGGGGGCGATGTTTATGTAACGGGACGAGGCGGTGGGCCCGGGGCCACATGGATGGATGCAGGAGCGGCTCATGGGAGCCAGCCGGGTCGCCACGTGGAGGCTTGCTTGCAAATTCAATTCCCTTTGAGTCCCGCTTAACCAAACGGCAGTTTTTACTAATATTTTGGTGTTCTGCTTACGCTCCTATATAGAACTAGTAATAAAAATATGAACAGCCTCGACCACGATTATATTTGCCTGTGGCATTTTAACAGTTTGTTATGCGAATGGAGTAGAAATATCGCATGATGCGTCCCGATCCTGTAACTAAAATTTGACCGTCGGTCACATTCTTGTTCCTGGAGAACTACAGCTAGTGGCGAATTTTTCCTTGTGGTCCGAAGACGTCAAGAGGATGATATACCGAGGCTGCTCAACATAGAGCCATCGTTTCACTTTAATACTCCACAATGCACAAAAGTATCACTTCTTTGACAACTCGAAAGAAATTCTTTTATTTGGAGAAACAGGTTAACGAGCGGCGAAAAAAAACGAAACAGAAGGGTGGAGTTTCTCTGTACGACACAGGGGCTGGTGGGCGGGCCCGGTTCGGCTGCCGCGCGCTTTTGTGTCGTCGTTACGGACGCTGTCATCTCGCTGTTGCCACTTGTATCACCAAACCCGCATCGTCCCGCCCAAACTTAAATGACCCGACTGCCCCTGTCTCCAACACAAAAGAGGGCAGCAGGAGCGAGGGGCTCGTTTGTCATTTCGTGCGCTCAGCCGCAGCCGGCGGAAACTGGGGGTCTCGCGTTGCTGTCCCGTCCTTGCCGCCCAAAGCCGCACGGCACGAAACATGGATCCGTATCCTTTGGTGCCTCCGATCGCTTTTTTCCTTACTTTACCACTGCCCATTTGGCCATTTCTACTACTGGTAACTAATCGGACGTGAAAATTCATCAGACGTTGTATGTTTTGCCTGCACCCAGTGGCGTGCTCCTACTTAGGGTAATGCCCACTACGTTGGTAGTGTCTTGTTTTCCTTGGAGCAAAGGTTTTGTTTCGTCGATCTTGTTGCCAGGCAAGGGACGGTGACACGGACAAAGCGGGGCGGGCGTGGGTCCGTCCAATTTTGGAGCTCTGGACTGACCGGCTCCACATAAAATACATACATTCTCGGCCTACCACGCAGACAAAAACAATACTAGTATATGAGTGTTTGGAATCGGATATGTCGTGCATATTCTCGACGACCCTGCTGGCCTAAGCAGCCATGTCACAGCCTCACGGCACCAATCTTGAGCTGATCCTGAGCGCAGATCGGACGATGCAGATCGACATGCGCGCACGTACAGGCCACCCTGTGGCACGAATGCGCGTATGTACGTACGGTGCAAGTGGGAGTACTACGTAGGAGTGGTTAATGGATCCAAGGCGTCGCGCATACATGCGCCGTGATGGCCATTAATGGcacgcgcgcgagagagagatgGAAAGATCACCGAGCGTGAGTTGAGATGAATGTCCACCGGGTATCATCATGTGATCGCGGAGGAAAACGGCGACCCGCATTAATGGCGATTAATTCGACCGTTCCCGCGCAACCAGCGTCGTGGGGCAGTAGTATTTGCAGTCGCAAGTACAGGTCCATGGGCCACCACGACGGGGCCATCACGCCGCCACGGCATTGCCATGCATCACCATCATACAGCCGTACCAAACCACATGGAAACATGGAGTAATTAAGCCTACGAGAGACGCATGAACGGTGATGGTCAGGTGGTGCTGCCCGTTACGATTAACTAACCACGCGCGCACGAACCAAGCATGAACCCGGCCGCTGGCGAGCCGCAGGGGCGATTGGTTACCGGAAAACAAATCAGTGCTGCACGAGCTAAGCCCTAGCTGGAGGGAGATACGGTTTGATTTGTCGCCAGTTCGTACGTACAGCGGCCGACAGGACTCGCACGGCTGGCGGCGCGAATCCGGGGCCGACCTCTCGTCCAGTTCCACTTCCACGCACgtacgacgacgacgacgacgtgcgccgcacgcacgcacgcacgccaCCGCGCGTCGCGCCGGGCAGACTACTCACTGCTCATTGGCAAGGCGTCGCCAGTCACTATGGCAAGGCGTCGCCCACGACGTGCGGGGTGGTGcaccggctccggctccggcctCTGCCCCCACCAAACTGATGCCCTCGCCTCGGAGTGGCAAGTCAACCCTGGGCTTTAGGCCAACTCCATCGCGCGACCctaaacggacgtccgttttgtccggattctgtccgtttgggtagggtaATGCGGTCGTGTCCGGGCGTGTCCTGGGATGCGTTGGCCGTGCGGCCAGCGCGCAGCCGTATCCGTTTGCCCCATCCTGTTCGTCAGGACAAAAATGCCCATATTTTCATCAAAATTAGTTTGCACGTTCAAATATTTGTCTGAAAATTAAAATAGTTTTACGACCCAATTGAAATTGTctttaataaaatagttttacaaccaAATTGAAATTGTCTTGACTGAACATAAAATGAATcaatacatctattggttgcaaATGTGATCCCACACGTGCTCAACCAAGTCATTTTGAAGATTCAAATGAGTGTGCCAATCACGCATCTTACGGTGGAATTGAACAAACTGTTCAAATGTGGCCGGGTCTTGGTGCAGAGACTCAATATTTTCACCTTAATAATCAAATCCTTAGTCGAAGATACTCTCATCACGCTCGTCCtcgacgatcatgttgtgcatgatcacacaagcagtcatcatcTCCCAAAGCTTCCTTTCATCCCATGACAGTGCAGGGTTTCGAACGATACCCCACCGGGATTGAAGCACACCAAAAGCATGTTCCACATCCTTTCTAACACTCTCTTGCATTTGGGCAAATCTCTTTCTCTTCTCACCTTGGGTTTTCGAGATTGTCTTCACAAAAGTTGACCACTGAGGATATATACCATCAGCTAGATAGTATCCCTTGTTGTACTGGTGGCCGTTGATCTCAAAGTTGACAGGTGGGGAGTGGCCTTCTGCAAGCCTTGCGAAGACTGGAGAACGCtgcagcacgttgatatcattgtgagaaCCTGTCATGCCGAAGAAAGAATGCCATATCCAAATATCCTGCGAAGCCACCGCTTCTAATATGAGAGTGCACGCGTTGACATGCCCCTTGTACTGGCTTTGCCAAGCAAATGaacagttcttccactcccagtgcatatAATCTATGCTCCCAAGCATGCCTGGAA
This sequence is a window from Aegilops tauschii subsp. strangulata cultivar AL8/78 chromosome 7, Aet v6.0, whole genome shotgun sequence. Protein-coding genes within it:
- the LOC109755968 gene encoding ACT domain-containing protein ACR8, which encodes MEWLNEYEKLVIRMDTPKVVIDNAVCPTATLVQVDSARKRGVLLEAVQVLADLDLSINKAYISSDGRWFMDVFHVTDRLGRKLTDDSVITYIQQSIGTWNGPSKPAALEGLTVLELTGADRTGLISEVFAVLADMSCSVVDARAWSHRGRLACLVYLRDEDVVAASVERIEARLAPLLRGDSEASGGAVAAVPAGSIAHADRRLHQLMYASRDKERAFPTPWVSVESWAERGYSVVTVQCPDRPKLLYDVVCTLTDMDYLVFHGTIDTNAGQARQEFYIRHADGSPIRSEAEMQRVSQCLQDAIERRSFEGVRLELCTPDRPGLLSDVTRTFRENGLLVAQAEVSTKGDMATNVFYVTGTTAGQAVQQNAIEAVREKVGVDCLVVEEHRPQLYQKARGQDDRDDRNGAGIGLFYLGNLVKRNLYNLGLIKSCS